The segment CATCGGCCTCGCCGAAGAAAGCCTTTCCGCGGCTCCCGGCGGTTCGCTCCTGTTCACCACCATCTTCATCTATCTCATAGCCGTGGTGTTGCGCAGGAAATTCTTCGTCGAGTCCAAGTACAGCTTCGCTTACCTGTCGAGCGCGTCCGTGGTCGTTCAATCCCTTCTTTTTCTGGCCCTCACCTTCTTCGCCCGTGGTGAGGCCCATGGCGCGCTCAACATACTCTTCTACACCATCCCCAACGCCATAGTCACCGGCTTCGTGTCCATACTGCTCTTCTCCCTCATCGAACAGCTCAATGAAACCTTCCTGGAGAGGAGTTGATGAAGGACGAGAACCTTTCGAACAAGTACAAATGGTGCACCCTTGTTCTCGTCATAACCATGACGGTCCTCCTCATCCGGCTGTGGGACCTGCAGATCATGCGCGGCTCCGAGATGCGCAAGCTCTCTGAGCAGAACCGCATCAGGGTGAAGAAGATCGTCGCGCCGCGGGGCATCATCTACGACAGGACCGGCAAGGTCCTTGCCGACACGCGTCCCTCCTTCAACATCTACCTGACACCGGAGGATATCAGGGATTTCAGCCAGACCGTCGACGGGCTTGCCCGTCTTCTCGCC is part of the Syntrophorhabdus sp. genome and harbors:
- the mreD gene encoding rod shape-determining protein MreD encodes the protein MKTLVYIILGIVLLLIETVISPHVSLDVLKPELGLPIVLYATFFLGARSGLVAAVCIGLAEESLSAAPGGSLLFTTIFIYLIAVVLRRKFFVESKYSFAYLSSASVVVQSLLFLALTFFARGEAHGALNILFYTIPNAIVTGFVSILLFSLIEQLNETFLERS